One genomic segment of Oncorhynchus mykiss isolate Arlee chromosome 10, USDA_OmykA_1.1, whole genome shotgun sequence includes these proteins:
- the LOC110497261 gene encoding GTPase IMAP family member 7 translates to MNSKVSQSGIQLHTQNGEIRIVLVGKTGAGKSVAGNIILGENAFPSKISSISQTKNCHKRRGKVGEQSVAVIDIPGLFDTSLSNEESLKKIAECISFSAPGPHVFLIVIQLGRFTEEEQKTVEMIKTLFGDEASKYTMVLFTHGDFLHGDDDDDDDVTIAQFLLGNPHLDSVISQCNGRYHVFNKKDKNRSQVTELLEKINTMVKMNGGSHYTTDMFQEAERAIEEEKNRILRENEEKIRREEEKLKKEKMIQEAREKELKEKNERILRENEEQKRRQNELKQDTQEAQEKAIKEEKKRIQREKEEQRLREEELEKLKLENEAKDKEIKELREKHEREARERAEGRNGFLYSFIKKAAEVWKTAVKDRCSTQ, encoded by the exons ATGAACAGCAAAGTTTCTCAGTCTG GAATCCAACTGCATACACAAAATGGGGAGATCCGCATTGTTCTGGTCGGGAAGACAGGAGCTGGGAAAAGTGTTGCAGGAAACATCATTCTAGGGGAAAACGCTTTCCCATCAAAAATCTCCTCTATTTCTCAGACAAAAAACTGTCACAAGAGAAGAGGGAAGGTGGGTGAGCAAAGTGTAGCTGTTATTGACATCCCAGGTTTGTTTGATACTTCATTGTCCAATGAAGAGTCACTGAAAAAGATTGCTGAATGCATCTCTTTCTCTGCACCTGGTCCCCATGTGTTCCTGATTGTGATCCAGCTGGGAAGATTCACTGAAGAGGAACAGAAAACTGTGGAGATGATTAAGACATTATTTGGGGATGAAGCATCCAAATACACCATGGTTCTCTTCACACATGGAGACTTTCttcatggtgatgatgatgatgatgatgatgtaacaATTGCACAGTTCCTGCTTGGAAATCCACATCTGGATAGTGTTATTTCCCAATGCAATGGGAGATATCATGTCTTCAACAAGAAAGATAAGAATCGCTCCCAGGTCACTGAGCTGCTTGAGAAGATCAACACGATGGTGAAGATGAATGGAGGAAGCCACTACACCACTGATATGTTCCAGGAGGCTGAGAGAGCGATTGAAGAGGAGAAGAACAGGATCctgagagagaatgaagagaagatacgcagagaggaggagaaactgAAGAAAGAAAAAATGATCCAAGAGGCTCGGGAAAAAGAGCTTAAAGAGAAGAATGAGAGGATCCTGAGAGAGAACGAAGAGCAGAAACGCAGACAGAATGAACTGAAGCAAGATACACAAGAGGCTCAGGAGAAAGCTattaaagaggagaagaagagaatccagagagagaaggaagagcagAGACTCAGGGAGGAGGAACTGGAGAAACTGAAACTGGAAAACGAGGCTAAAGATAAAGAAATAAAGGAGCTGAGGGAAAAACATGAAAGGGAGGCAAGAGAGAGAGCTGAAGGAAGAAATGGCTTTCTATATAGTTTTATTAAAAAAGCTGCTGAAGTGTGGAAAACAGCAGTAAAAGATAGGTGCAGTACACAATGA